Proteins found in one Saccharopolyspora phatthalungensis genomic segment:
- a CDS encoding aromatic ring-hydroxylating dioxygenase subunit alpha, whose protein sequence is MLLNFWYALAFSDRVSRSPLRVQALDQQIVLYRAQDGAAVAMSDLCVHRGGALSLGRVEGDSIVCPFHGWTYGRDGVCTRIPAQADARIPAKAKVDSYPVQERYGLVWVFLGDLPEDQRPPLPNWPECEDPKYRSIRGEYRWQANYDRVVESSIDFAHIPFVHGASLKESIDAKVSDVELTEWSGEADAWQDGYGRFSWHLPCMNRVVVPYGRESDIAEGKVRHTLIIFQAHVPVSEEVTHTNWIALRKPVAPVVDRVLDWVFQRTMKNFSDQDARIVENQRPQLLPFDLADELHIRADALQVAYRRRRRQLIEQGWPMVDSQAGRADSVKVIGSPARRADQRSSSWVHRSQNETPNDPSTQEERLFEKTSGPPNTEHTP, encoded by the coding sequence ATGTTACTCAACTTCTGGTATGCGCTGGCCTTTTCGGACCGGGTCTCGCGCTCGCCGCTGCGGGTCCAAGCACTTGACCAGCAGATCGTGCTGTACCGCGCACAGGATGGTGCGGCGGTGGCGATGAGCGACCTGTGCGTCCATCGCGGCGGTGCGCTGTCGCTGGGACGGGTCGAGGGCGATTCCATCGTGTGCCCGTTCCACGGCTGGACGTACGGGCGGGACGGGGTCTGCACGCGCATACCGGCGCAGGCCGACGCGAGAATCCCGGCGAAGGCGAAGGTGGACTCCTATCCTGTCCAGGAACGTTACGGACTGGTCTGGGTTTTCCTCGGTGACCTACCCGAAGACCAGCGACCGCCCCTGCCGAACTGGCCCGAATGCGAGGATCCGAAGTACCGGAGCATCCGTGGCGAGTACCGCTGGCAAGCCAACTATGACCGGGTCGTGGAATCCAGCATCGACTTCGCGCACATTCCGTTCGTGCACGGTGCGTCACTCAAGGAAAGCATCGACGCCAAGGTGTCCGATGTGGAGCTGACGGAGTGGAGCGGCGAGGCGGATGCGTGGCAGGACGGTTACGGGAGATTCTCCTGGCACCTGCCCTGCATGAATCGGGTCGTCGTGCCCTACGGCCGGGAGTCGGACATCGCCGAAGGAAAAGTCCGGCATACCTTGATCATTTTCCAGGCGCACGTTCCGGTATCCGAAGAGGTGACCCATACGAACTGGATCGCACTGCGCAAGCCGGTAGCTCCCGTCGTCGATCGGGTACTGGACTGGGTGTTCCAACGCACGATGAAGAATTTCAGCGACCAGGACGCGCGGATCGTGGAGAACCAGCGCCCGCAGTTGCTGCCATTCGACCTCGCGGACGAGTTGCACATCAGGGCGGACGCGCTCCAGGTCGCATATCGGAGGCGTCGGCGCCAGCTGATCGAACAGGGCTGGCCGATGGTCGATTCGCAGGCTGGGCGCGCCGATTCGGTCAAAGTCATCGGGTCGCCCGCGCGCCGCGCCGATCAACGGTCCAGCAGCTGGGTGCATCGCAGCCAGAACGAGACACCGAATGACCCCTCGACCCAGGAAGAGCGACTGTTCGAGAAGACGTCTGGCCCGCCGAATACAGAACACACGCCGTGA